CGTCGACAGCGTGCTCGACAGCCGGGTCGTGCGCCAGGTCGACCGCGACTACCAGGTCGTCGACAAGATCTCGGAGGAGTTCAACAAGCGCGTCACCGACAGCGCGTTCCTCAGCCAGGTCTTCGGCGGTGTGCTCGGCGCGGGCCGGGCCGTGGTCACCGGGGTGTTCCAGTTCTTCACCGTCATGATCCTGACGCTGTTCTTCCTGGGGAACCTGCCGAAGATCAAGCGCGCGTCCTTCGAGATGGTCCCCGCCTCACGCCGCCCGCGCGTGGTCTCCCTATCGGAGGAGATCATGCGGCGCGCCGGCTCCTACGCCATCGGCCAGGTCGCGGTGGCGACGATCAACGCGATCCTGAGCTGGGTCATGATGTCGATCGTCGGCATCCCGTATGCCGCGGTGCTGGCGGTGCTCGTCGGCATCCTGGGGCTCGTGCCCATGGTGGGTGCCACCCTCGGCGCCGCCCTGGTGTGCACGGTCGCCCTCTTCGACGAGCCGCGCAAGGCGATCATCGCCCTCGTCTACTACATCGTCTACCAGCAGGTCGAGAACTACCTCGTGGTGCCGCGCATCATGCAGCGCACCGTCTCGGTGCCGGGCGCCGTCACGGTCGTCGCCGCGCTCGCCGGGGGCACCCTGCTCGGCGTGCTCGGCGCCCTGCTCGCCATCCCGATCGCCGCCGGCCTGCTGCTGCTCTACGAAGAGGTGCTGCTCCCCCGCCAGCGGAGGCACTGAGGCCTCGCGTCCGTGAACGCGGACTCACCTCGTGGTGCGGGCGGCCTCGCTGGGGCTAGCGGCCGAGGAGCTCGCGCCAGCGCACCCGGTGGCCGGTGATCACGAGCGCGCGCCGGTAGACCGCCGACCCGGCATACACGAGGAGCACCGCCGTGGCCGCGGTGAGCGCCATCGCGGTCACCAGCTGCCAGACCGGCACCTCGCCGCCGGACCACCGGATCGGCATCGCCATCGGAGCGCTGAGCGGGAACATCGAGATCGCGGTGCCCCACGCGCTGGACGGGTCGCCCATCACGACGATCACGCTCAGGAGGTAGCCGAGGACGAGCACCGTCGTGACCGGGGCGACCGCGGCGCTGGCGTCGGTGACCTTGTCGACCAGCGCTGCCGACGCGGCGAACAGGAAGGCGTAGAGCGCGAACCCGAGGGCGAACCACACCACGCCCAGGGCGAGGTCGCTGCTGGCCACGGGCGGCAGGCCGACCTCGCCGAGGCGCACCGCGACCGCCAGGGGCGCACCCAGCACCAGCAGCTGCGCCAGGATGGCCGTGCCGACCGCTGCCACGGTGCCGACAAGGATCTGGCTGGGGCGCAGCACCGCCAGCAGCACCTCCGAGACGCGGGTCGACTTCTCCACCGCGACCGCGGTGGAGATGGCGCTGCCGGCGAAGGTCAGCGCGAGGTAGAGGGCGATCCCCACGCCGAAGCCGACGGCGGCCCGCTCCTCGCTGTCGACGCGCCCGACGGTCACCTGCCGTGGGGGCTGGACCGCGCCGACCTGCGCGATCTCCTCCGGGGTCAGGCCTGCTGCGCGCAGCCGCGCGACGGTCTCGACCGTGACGACGGTCTGGGCCACCACCACCGGGAACGTGTGGTCGGCGCCGGGCTCGGTCCAGAGGGTGTCTCCGGCAAGCCCGGCCGTGGCCTCGCCCTCACGCACCGCCTCACGCACGGCCGACGCGTCGCCACGGGGGGCGTACTCGACGGTGAAGTCCCCACTGGTGGCGGCGGAGGCCAGGGCGGCGCGGAGCTCCGTCGGGGCGTCGCCCACAGTGGCCAGCGTGTAGGTCGTGGGCTGGTCGAGCACCAGCTGCGGCACCACGACCGCCGCCACCGACGCCACCAGCAGCACAGCGGTGACGATGCGGAACGTGCGCGAGCGCAGCGTCTCCAGCAGGCTGCGCCGCGCGACCAGCCCCGTGCCCCGCCACCAGCTCATGGGCCGACCTCCTCGAGCACCGGCTCGGATGCGACGGCCGCGAGGAACAGCTCGGAGAGGGTGGGCAGCTCGAGGCCGAAGTCGAGCACGCGACCAGCCGAACGGGCCGCATCGAGGACGGCCAGCGGGTCCGTGCCGCGCGGCACCGTCAGCCGGAGGTCGTCGGCGTGGTCGCTGACCACCTGCACCCCGTCGAGGCCGGCCAGCCACCCCCGGTCGCGCGTCTCGACGTGGAGGCGGAGCCGGCGCTGCCCGGAGGCGGCCCGCAGCTCGGACACCGCGCCCGCCAGCACCGTCCTGCCGTGGTCGACCATCACGATGTCCTCGCAGAGGTCCTGCACGAGGTCGAGCTGGTGGCTCGAGAAGAGCACCAGGCACCCGTCGGCGGCCCGCTGCCGCAGCATGACGGACAGGCCCTCCACGGCCACCGGGTCGAGGCCGGCGAACGGCTCGTCGAGCACGATGACCTCCGGCGCGTGCACCAGCGCCGCGGCCAGCTGCAGCCGCTGCTGCATGCCGCCGGACAACCGGTCGGTGCGCTCGTCCCACCGCTCGCCGAGCTCGAGCTCGTCGAGGAGACCGTGCGCCCGTCGGGTGGCCTCGGCACGCGACAGGCCGTGCAGCCGGCCGAAGTGCACCACCTGGGGGCCGGCAGCCATCGCCGGATAGAGGCCGCGCTCCTGGGGCATGTAGCCCCACGCCCGCCGGTCGTGCACGTCCTCCAGCCGCTGGCCGTCGAGCCACACCTCTCCCCCGTCGGGTGTCAGCACACCGAGCAGGATGCGCATCAGCGTCGTCTTCCCGGCGCCGTTCGGCCCGAGCAGGCCCGTCAGCCGCCCGGGAGGCACCGCGCAGGAGACACCGTCGAGGGCCACGCGTTCCCCGAAGGCGTGCACGACCCGCTCGACCCGCAGGCCCGCTGCCACCTCGCCACCATCCCCCGAGGGCGGGCGCCGCCGACAGGGTCGAAGGTCTCGGCCGGTGTCGGGGATGGGCGCCACGGGTCCGGCGGAAGGTTCGCCCAACCTTCAGCCCGGCGCCGAACCTTCGCCCTCGATGTAGAGGTTGGGCGAACCTTTCGAGGGCGTCGTTCTCGACGCAATCCGGTGGCGCGTGTGCCGGCGCTAGTCCGAGACGCTCGTGCGGTCCTCGGCGTCGACGAAGCGGCGCAGCACCTCGAGGAAGGTCTCCGGCTGCTCGGAGTGCACCCAGTGGCCGGCGCCCTTGATGGTGACGCGCCGCACCCGCGGGAAGTACCCCTGCATGACGTCGGCGTACTCGTCGGTGACGTAGGCCGACGTCTCCCCGGCCACCCAGAGCACCGGCCCCTCGTACTGGGGGGTGCCGGCGAGCTGCTCGGCGGGCCAGCCACCGAGCACCGGCAGGTCGCGGCCGAGCACGTCGAGGTTGGCCTGCCAGCGCCAGCCGTCACCGTCGCGGCGCAGGTTCTGCAGCAGGAAGGCGCGCACCGTCGCGTTGGGCACGGCGTCTGCGAGCGCCTCGTCGGCCTCGGCACGGGTCGTGACGGCGGGCAGGTCCATGCGCTGCATCGCGTCGATGTAGCCCCGGAACTCCCCTGCGTGCCCGCCGTAGTCGACCGGCGAGACGTCCACGACGCACAGCCGCGCGACGAGGTGCGGGTGCCGCAGCGCCAGGGTCATGGCGGCCTTGCCACCCATGGAGTGCCCGACCAGGCTGACCGGGTCGTCGCCGTCGAGCAGCCGGGCGATCCGGTCGGCGACGTCGACGTAGTCGAACTCCTCCGGCCAGGACGACCTCCCGTGGTGCGGCATGTCGACCAGGGTCACCCGGTGCTCGCCGGCGAGCTGCTTGCCGATCTGGGTCCAGTTGCGCCCCTGCCCGAACAGCCCGTGGCAGAAGACGACTCGCGACCCGTGCTCGCCGAGGTCCTTGGTGTGCAGGCTCATCGGATCGACCCCTGGGTGTGGCGCCGGCCCCGGGCGGACCAGCACGGTGAGTGCCAGTGGCGGCGGTCGTCGAGACCGCCCACGCCGTCGGCCGGCCACACCACGACGTGCGGCGTGCCGAGCGCGATGGTGTGCTGGCAGCCGGGGCACAGGTAGGCGCGGCTGGCGCCCGCCCCGGTGACGCGGCGCACGAACCACTCGCCGCCGGCGTACGACTCCCGCTGCGTGAGCCCGCCGAGCGCGCGGTCGACGTTCAGCGGAGCGTCGTCGCGGCGGCGGCGGTTGGCGCGGGGCACGCCCCCATCCTCCCAAACGGGCGGGTATGCCGCGTGGCCGGGACCACGCGGCACAGCCCTCGGTGAGCGGGCTGGCTCAGGCGTAGGTGCGGAAGCCGCGCCCCGTCTTGCGGCCGAGGTAGCCGGCCGTGACGAGGTGCTCGAGCAGCGGCGCCGGCGCGAAGCCCGGCTCGCGGAACTCGAGGTAGAGCTGGCGCTGGATCGCGAGCGCCACGTCGAGGCCGACGACGTCGAGCAGCTCGAACGGGCCCATCGGCAGGCCACAGCCGGTCTTCATCGCGGTGTCGATGTCGTCGGCGCTGGCGTAGTTGGCCTCGAGCATCTTCACCGCGTCGTTGAGGTACGGGAACAACAGGGCGTTGACGATGAAGCCGGAGCGGTCGCCGCAGGTGACGGCGTGCTTGCCGACCTTCGCACACAGGTCCTGCACGGTGGCGACCACGTCGGGGGCGGTCGAGACGGTGGAGACCACCTCGACGAGCTTCATGACCTGGGCCGGGTTGAAGAAGTGCATGCCGACGACGTCCTGCGGGCGCCTGGTCACCGCGGCGCACTCGACGACCGGCAGCGAGGAGGTCGTCGTGGCGAGGATGGCGCCCGGCTTGCAGATCTCGTCGAGGTTCTCGAAGAGGGCCCGCTTGACGCCTAGGTCCTCCACGACGGCCTCGACCACGATGTCGACCTCACGCAGGTCGTCGAGGCTCGTCGTGCCTGTGACGTGGCCGAGCGCCTCGTCGCGGGCCTCCTCCGTGAGCTTGCCCCGCTGCACCGCCTTCTCGAGGCTCTTGGCCAGGGCGGCGCGCACGGCCTCGACCTTGGAGTCGGAGCGGGCCACGAAGACGACGTCGTAGCCGGCCTTGGCGAAGACCTCCACGATGCCGGTGGCCATGGTGCCGGACCCGACCACGCCCACGCGGCTGACCGGACGCTTCTCGACTCCCGCCTCGCCTTCGGGGCGCGGCGTCAGGTGGTCGGCGGCGACCTGCGAGGAGTCGGCCTCGGCGTAGGTGTAGAAGCCCCGGCCGCTCTTGCGGCCCTTGAGCCCGGCGCTGACCATCTGCTTGATGATCGGGCTCGGGGCGTGCAGGCGGTCGCGGCCCTGCTTGTACATCGTGTCGAGGATCTCGTAGGCGGTGTCGAGGCCGATGAGGTCCATCAGCGCCAGCGGGCCCATCGGGTAGCCGCAGCCGAGGCGCATGGCCGCGTCGATGTCCTCGCGGCTGGCGTAGCGGGACTCGAACATCGAGACGGCGTGGTTGAGGTAGCCGAAGAGCAGGGCGTTGGCGATGAAGCCGGCCTTGTCGCCGACGACCACCGGCTGCTTGCCGAGGCGCTGGGCCAGGGCCTTGACGTCCTCGAACACCTCGTCCTCGGTGACGACGGTTCGCACGACCTCGACGAACTGCAGCACGGGCGCGGGGTTGAAGAAGTGCATGCCCACGACCCGCTTGGGGTTGCTCGTGGCGACCGCGATCTCGGTGACCGGCAGGCTCGAGGTGTTGGTGGCCAGCACCGCGTCGGGCGCCACGATGCCGTCGACCTTGGCGAAGATCTCCTTCTTGAGGTCGAGGTGCTCGGGCACCGCCTCGACCACGAGCTGGCAGTCCTCGAGGTCGCCGAGGTCGGCGGTGAAGGTGACCCGCCCGTGCAGCGCCGCCTGGTCCTCGGCGGTCAGCTTGCCGCGGCTGACCGCGCGGTCGGTGGAGTGCTGCAGGTGGGCGCGGCCCCGCTCGACCGCGGCGTCGTCGACGTCGACGGCCACGACGTCGATGCCGTTGCGGGCGAACACCTCCACGATGCCGGCACCCATCGTGCCGAGTCCGACCACACCGACGCTGCTGAAGTCACGAGCCATAGGCGCGAGTGTGTCAGAGGCGGTATGCCGCGGGGAGACCCCCTCGGCGTGACCCTCCCCACCCCGGGTGGCGAGCGCTGCGGCAGGCGCCGACCCGGCGCGGTCACCAGGTGAAGCCGGCCCCCACCAGCGAGGTCTCGGCGGCCAGGCGCTGGTCCTGGGTCAGCGGCGTGCCGATCGGGCTCGCCGTGCCGGGCAGCGGGACCTCGAGGCTGCGGCAGGCCTCGAGCAGCACGTAGTCGTAGGCCGCGGTGGCCGCGCGCAGCCGCATGGCCTTGGCGGGGAGGTCGCTGCTGTCGATCCGCTGGACCTCCGCGCCCAGCCGGCGAAGCTCAAGGCCGAGCAGCACCGGCGGCAGCGGCTCGGGCTCACGGCGGCGCCTGCGGAGGCGGTGGGGCAGGCGGGGACGGACCCGGTCGGCCACCCACCGCACCGAGCGGGGCGGCCGTCCGGTGGCGAACCACTCCAGCACCGACCACGCCGCGCCGAACGTCGCGACGATCACCCCGCACAGGGCGAGGTAGGCCAGCAGGTTCACCATCGAACTCACCTCTACCTCGAGTCTGCGCTGCCCACGGCCGGGCGTGCAACGGGGCGACCGGCCCGGGTTAGGGTGTCGGACTGTGCGTCTGGTGATTGCGAAGTGCAGCGTCGACTACGACGGGCGGCTGAGCGCCCACCTCCCCCTGGCGACCCGTTTGCTGCTGGTCAAGGCCGACGGCTCGGTGCTGGTGCACAGCGACGGCGGCTCCTACAAGCCGCTGAACTGGATGTCGCCGCCGTGTGCCATGGCCGAGCTCTCCCCCGAGGACCACGAGGTGACCGACGGTGTCTCCCTGGTGTGGCAGGTGCAGCACGCCAAGTCGGAGGACCGGCTGCGCGTGCTCATCCACGAGGTGCTGCACGACACCTCCCATGAGCTCGGCGTCGACCCCGGCCTGATCAAGGACGGCGTCGAGGCCCACCTGCAGAAGCTGCTGGCCGAGCACATCCACACCCTCGGCGACGGCTACACGCTGGTGCGCCGCGAGTACATGACGGCCATCGGCCCGGTCGACATCCTGTGCAAGGACCACCTCGGCGGGTCGGTGGCCGTCGAGATCAAGCGGCGCGGCGACATCGACGGCGTCGAGCAGCTGACCCGCTACCTCGAGCTGATGAACCGCGACCCGCACCTCGCCCCCGTGACCGGCGTCTTCGCCGCCCAGGAGATCAAGCCCCAGGCGCGCACCCTCGCCCAGGACCGCGGCATCCGCTGCGTCACGCTCGACTACGACGCGCTGCGCGGCATCGACGACACCACGACCCGCCTCTTCTAGCGGGACCCTCTCCCCTGCCGGACTCCTCTCCGGTTCGGGGTGTTGCCGCGCGCTATCGCCCGCGGCAACACCCCGAACCGGGAAGGGTCAACGCAGGGCGACGAGCTCGAGGAGCCGGGCGGCCTCGGCCTGCACGGCGTCGCGCGCCGGGCCGAGGTACTTCCGAGTGTCGACGAGCCGCGGGTCGACGTCGAGCCGGGCGCGCACGGTCGCGGTGAAGACGGCGTTCAGGTGCGTGGCGATGTTGACCTTGGTCATGCCGGCCCGCACCGCGGCTGCGAGGCCTTCGTCGGGCACCCCTGACGAGCCGTGCAGCACGAGCGGGACGTCGACCTGGCCCCGGATGGCGGCGATGAGATCGAGGTCGAGCTCGGCGGTGCGCTCGGTCATCGCGTGCGAGCTGCCCACGGCCACCGCGAGCGCGTCGACCCCCGTGTCCCGGGCGAAGGTCGCCGCCTCCTCGGGCCGGGTGCGCACCCCGGGCGCGTGCACGCCGTCCTTGCCTCCGATCTCCCCGAGCTCGGCCTCGACGCTGACGCCCCGGGCGTGGCAGCGCTCGACGACGGCCCGGGTCACCGCGCGGTTCTGCCCGTCGTCGAGCTTCGAGCCGTCGAACATGACCGACGTGAAGCCCAGGCCGAGCGCCTCGTCGACCAGCGGCTCGCTCACCGCGTGGTCGAGGTGCAGCACCACGGGCACGGTCGCGCGCTCGGCGAGCACCTTCGTGGCGGCCGCGACCGGGGCGAGCGACCCGTGGAAGGCCACGGTGTTCTCGCTGACCTGAAGCACCACGGGCAGGCCCACCTGCTCGGCCGCGCGGGTCAGCGCCTCGGCGTGCTCGAGGTGGATGACGTTGAACGCGGCCACTCCCCGCCCCTCCGCCCGGGCTTCGCGCAGGACGTCATGGAGCGGGGTGAGCACGGCGGTCCTCCTGGGGTGACGGCTGGACTGGTGACGGCTGGACTGGAGACGGCTCGGTGGGGTCCTGCTGCAGCCGCACGAGCGGGCGCAGGCGGTCGACGTCGTCGGGCCGGACTCTCCCGGCCAGGGGGTGGAGCACTGCGGCGGCCGACCAGGCGACGGCGTCGGCCAGGACGTCCCGCACTCCTCGACCACTCGCGAGCCCGGCCGCCAGGGCAGCAACGGCGGCGTCGCCGGCACCGGTGGGGTTGCCCGCCAGCGGCTGCTCCAGCCCGGCGCGCACCACCTCGCCGGTTGCCGTGACGTCGACCAGGCCGTCAGGGCCGGCGGACACCACGACCTCGCGCGCTCCCCTCTCGATCAGCGACCGCGCGCCGGCGACCGGGTCCGCCGCCCCGGTGACCTCGGCGAGCTCTTCGCGGTTGGGCTTGACCAGGTCCGGATTCGCCGGCAGGGCGGCCAGGAGCGCCTGCGCCGAGGAGTCGACGACGGCGAGCGCGCCGACCTCGTGGGCGGCGCGCACCACCGCGGCATACGCATCGGCGGGTATGCCGCGGGGCAGGCTTCCCGAGGCGACCACCACGTCGGGACGCGCCTCGGTGAGCAGCGCGCGCAGGTCGGCGAGGAAGGCCCGCCACTCCCGGTCGGTGACGGTGGGTCCGGGCTCGTTGAGCACGGTGGCGTCGCGGTCGGCCTCCGACACGACCGCCACGGCGCGGCGCGACTCCCCCGCGCACGGCGAGAAGCGGTGGGCGAGGCCGCGGGCGTCGAGGTCGGCCCGGACCCGCTCGCCGGTCCCGCCGCCCAGCAGCCCCGTGGCGATGACCGGCACGCCCCGGCCTGCCAGCACGGAGGCGACGTTGACGCCCTTTCCGCCGGCCACCTCGGTCACCGAGGTGACCCGGTGGCTGCGGTGCAGCTCCAGGCGCGCGACCGTGTAGGTGACGTCGAGAGCCGCGTTGAGGGTGACCGTGACGATCACGTCACGTCCCAGGCGAGGCAGGCGGCGCCGAGGCACCCGGCCCGGTCGCCGAGCGCTGCCCGGGCTATGGCCGGAGGGCGCTGGAAGGTCAGGGCGCCGGTCACGTCGCGGCGCAACGGCTCGAGCAGGAGGTCGCCGCTCTGCGCCAGCCCGCCACCGACGAGCACGAGGTCGACCCCCGTGAGGGTCACCACCATGACCACGGCGCGGGCCAGGGCACCGACAGCATGGTCCCAGACCGCCACGGCGTCCGGATCCCCCTGCGCCACAAGGGCGCCGATCTCCTTGGCGGTGACCTGCTCGGCCGGCCCGAGGCGGTGGGCGTAGGCCCGCTCGATGGCCGAGGCGGAGCTGACCGCCTCAAGACAGCCACGGGCGCCGCAGCCGCACACCGGCCCCCCGGGCTCGACGACCACGTGGCCCAGCTCGCCGGCATACCCACCGGCGTGCAGCACGCGCCCGTCCACCATGAGCGCACCGGCGATGCCCGTGCCGAGCGGCACGAACATGGCGTGGTCGGCGCCACGCGCCGCTCCCCACCTCGCCTCCGCCACCAGGCCGGCCCGCACGTCGTGGCCGAGGGCCACGGGGATGCCGAGCGCCGACTCCAGGGGCGACACGACGTCGAGGTCGCGCCAGCCCAGGTTGGCCGAGAACACCGCCACCCCACGCGCGTCGTCGACGAGGCCGGGCACCACGACGCCGCAGCCGCCGAGTCGTGCGGCGAGGCCCTTCTCGGTCGCCTGCGCGAGCAGGGCGGCCACCGTGTCGGTCACCGCGACCACCAGCGCTCCCGGGTGGCCGAGGTCGCGCGGCGTCGGGACAGTGGCGGAGACCAGCTCGGTCCCGCTGCGGTCGACCAGGGCCGACTTGATGCGCGTGCCGCCGACGTCCACGGCGGCGACGACGTCGACCGGGGCGGACCCCTCGACGCTCACGAGACCTGCTCGACGGTGACCCCGGCCGCACGCAGCGCCCGGACGTCGTCGTCCGGGGCGGACGGGTCGGTCACCAGCACGTCGATCCTCGCGGTCGGGCAGATCCGGGCGAAGGCCCGTCGCCCCACCTTGTCACCCGTGGCCACCACCACCACCCGGTCGGCGCGCTCCACCATGAGCGCGTTGATGCCGGCCTCTCCCTCGTGGCGGCACGTCGCCCCGGCCTGGGCCGAGACGCCGTCGACGCCGAGGAAGACTGTGTCGAGCCACAGCTCGTTCAGCACCATCGACGCGAGCGGACCGGACAGCTCGTACGACTCCTGCCGGGCGACCCCGCCGAGCGTGACGCACCGGATGAACGGGCGCAGCACCATCTCGGTCGCGATGTTGAGCGCGTTGGTGACGACGGTGATGGCCGGGCGCTGCGCCGAGCTCGCGAGGTCGGCACGCGCCGCGAGGCGCCGCGCCGTGGCGCTCGTCGTGGTGCCGCCGTTGAAGCCGACGACCGAGCCCTCGAGTGCGAGCTCCGCTGCGGCAGCGGCGATCCGGTCCTTGGCGGTGTCGCCGGAGGACTGCTTGTAGCGGGCCGGCAGGTCGTAGGCCACGGCCGTCGCCACCACCCCTCCGTGGGTGCGCGTCACCAGCTGCTGGGCCGCCAGCTCGCCGAAGTCGCGCCGCACGGTGGCCTCCGAGACGCCGAGCGCCTCGACGACCTGCGCCACGCTGAGCCGTCCGTGCTCGGCGAGCAGCCCGAGCAGGGCGCTCCAGCGGCTGCCGCGGTCCAGGGGTCGTCCGCGTTCCGGGACCGGGTCGGCGACGTCGCTGAGCTCAGTCACTTCACCGAGCCAGCCGTGAGGCCGCCCACCAGGTGCTTCTCGATCACCGCGAAGAGCACGACCACCGGCACGATCGCGATCACCGCGGCTGCGAACAGCTGGTCCCAGTGCTGCTCGTAGCCGGTGACGTAGGACGTGATGCCCACGGTGAGCGGCTTCCTCGACTCGTCGAGCATGAGGGTCAGCGCGACGACGTACTCGTTCCAGGCCGCGATGAACGTGAAGATCACCGCGGTCACGATGCCCGGCAGGGTCAACGGCAGCATCACCCGCCGCAGCGTGCCGAACCGGCTGCAGCCGTCGAGGTTGGCCGCCTCCTCGACCTCCTTGGGGATGGAGGCGAAGAACCCGTGCAGGATCCACACCGCGAAAGCCAGGTTGAACGCCGCGTTGGTCAGGATCAGCGCGCCGTAGGTGTTGACCATGTTGAAGTTGAACCACTCGCGGTAGATGCCGACCACCAGCGCGGTGGGCGAGAACATCTGGGTGACGAGCACGAGCAGCAGGAACGCCATGCGCCCCGGGAAGCGGAACCGCGCGGTGTAGTAGGCCGCCGGGATCGAGGCGAGGATGACGATCAGTGTCGAAGCGCCCGCCACGATGAGCGAGGTCTTCAGCCAGTTGAGGAAGCGCTCGTCGGTGAGGACCTGCGCGTAGGTCGAGAGCTGCCAGTCCCGCGGCAGGAAGGTCGGCGGCGTCTGCACGACGTCGCCGCTCGGCCGCAGCGAGTTGAGCACCATGACGATGTAGGGGACGAGGAAGACCAGCGCCAGGGCTGCGCCGGCCACCGGCAGCACCCAGCCGCGGTGCCGTCGCCAGCCGGTGTGCGCGGTGCCGGCACCGGTCTCGGTGACCGTGCTCATGCCGTCTCCTCCCGCCATCTCGTGAACCTCAGGTAGACCATGACGACGACCAGGATCAGCAGCACGTTGAAGACGCCCGCGGCGGCCGACATGCCCACGTCCTTCTCGGCGCTCTTGAACGCCAGCTTGTACATGAAGGTGATCGTCGTGTCGTGCGCGAAGCCGGGGTTGCGGTCGTTGAGCGTGTAGATGATCGGGAACGAGTTGAAGACGTTGATGATGTTGAGCACCGCGGCCACGAGCAGCGCGGGGCGCAGCAGCGGCAGGGTGATCCGCCACCAGGTCTGGAACGGGCTGGCGCCGTCGACGCGGGCCGCCTCGTAGACCTCGGTGGGGATGGCGTTGAGGCCGGCCACGAACACGTAGGCCGTGAACGGGATGGACACGAACACCCCGACGAGGACCATCGAGGGCATGATCCAGGCGTCACTGCCGAGGAAGTCGACGGGACCCAGCCCGACCTTCGAGAGCAGCAGGTTGGCGGTGCCGTAGTAGAAGTCGTAGATCATCACGAACGTCTTGGCCGTGATGACCACCGAGGCCGCCCAGGGCACGATGATCGCCCAGCGCACCAGCTTGCGGCCGCGGAACTCCTTGGTGAGGAACTGGGCGACGCCGAGGCTGATGACGACGGTCAGGGCGACCACGGCGACGACCCACACGACGGTGTTGGTCAGCACCGTGCCCAGCATCGGGTGGTCGAGCACAGCGCTGTAGTTGGTCCAGCCCGCGTCGCCGAGGCGCAGGCCGGTGATCGAGAACTCGCTCATCGACGCCCGCACCAGCTCGATGGCCGGGTACACCACGACGCCGGCGATGAGCAGCAGCGCCGGGCCGAGCCACAGCAGTGCCGAGCCGAGGGACGCCCGGTCGCCTCGGGCCTTGCTCGGGGTGCGGGTCCGGGAGCCTCCGCCGCCCGCCGGCGTTCCTGCTCGGTCGGCGCCACCCGCGGTGGTGGCCGCGGGCGCACCCGCGGCCACCACACCAGACTGCTGGTCAGGCACGGTCAGCTGCCGCTCTCGGCCTGCTTCTGCAGGTCGTCGAGGACCTTCTTCGGGTCGCCGCCGCTGCCCACGGCGGTACCGAGGTTCTGCTGCACGGCGAGCTTGACCTTGTCCCACGTCGGGTCGTCG
This Knoellia sp. p5-6-4 DNA region includes the following protein-coding sequences:
- a CDS encoding AI-2E family transporter → MWDRWREFRRRQREALRESNRPRGIAPGQVGEEDVRLQRDLLSTVLPPVEGATTPAPTPGSPQAAGVAGAAGAAASGASAGGEAATGAEGDHHAGEGEAPGRRFGQAGRPLNRQSPFYVGFVGAFGVIIALGLWHLIGRLSAVITLIVVAFFLTLALDPIVTSLTRREIKRPAAVSIVFAGVLVVFTLIGLLVVPPVVEQGTQLVQDAPGYVDSVLDSRVVRQVDRDYQVVDKISEEFNKRVTDSAFLSQVFGGVLGAGRAVVTGVFQFFTVMILTLFFLGNLPKIKRASFEMVPASRRPRVVSLSEEIMRRAGSYAIGQVAVATINAILSWVMMSIVGIPYAAVLAVLVGILGLVPMVGATLGAALVCTVALFDEPRKAIIALVYYIVYQQVENYLVVPRIMQRTVSVPGAVTVVAALAGGTLLGVLGALLAIPIAAGLLLLYEEVLLPRQRRH
- a CDS encoding ABC transporter permease; the encoded protein is MSWWRGTGLVARRSLLETLRSRTFRIVTAVLLVASVAAVVVPQLVLDQPTTYTLATVGDAPTELRAALASAATSGDFTVEYAPRGDASAVREAVREGEATAGLAGDTLWTEPGADHTFPVVVAQTVVTVETVARLRAAGLTPEEIAQVGAVQPPRQVTVGRVDSEERAAVGFGVGIALYLALTFAGSAISTAVAVEKSTRVSEVLLAVLRPSQILVGTVAAVGTAILAQLLVLGAPLAVAVRLGEVGLPPVASSDLALGVVWFALGFALYAFLFAASAALVDKVTDASAAVAPVTTVLVLGYLLSVIVVMGDPSSAWGTAISMFPLSAPMAMPIRWSGGEVPVWQLVTAMALTAATAVLLVYAGSAVYRRALVITGHRVRWRELLGR
- a CDS encoding ATP-binding cassette domain-containing protein, which codes for MAAGLRVERVVHAFGERVALDGVSCAVPPGRLTGLLGPNGAGKTTLMRILLGVLTPDGGEVWLDGQRLEDVHDRRAWGYMPQERGLYPAMAAGPQVVHFGRLHGLSRAEATRRAHGLLDELELGERWDERTDRLSGGMQQRLQLAAALVHAPEVIVLDEPFAGLDPVAVEGLSVMLRQRAADGCLVLFSSHQLDLVQDLCEDIVMVDHGRTVLAGAVSELRAASGQRRLRLHVETRDRGWLAGLDGVQVVSDHADDLRLTVPRGTDPLAVLDAARSAGRVLDFGLELPTLSELFLAAVASEPVLEEVGP
- a CDS encoding alpha/beta fold hydrolase, which codes for MSLHTKDLGEHGSRVVFCHGLFGQGRNWTQIGKQLAGEHRVTLVDMPHHGRSSWPEEFDYVDVADRIARLLDGDDPVSLVGHSMGGKAAMTLALRHPHLVARLCVVDVSPVDYGGHAGEFRGYIDAMQRMDLPAVTTRAEADEALADAVPNATVRAFLLQNLRRDGDGWRWQANLDVLGRDLPVLGGWPAEQLAGTPQYEGPVLWVAGETSAYVTDEYADVMQGYFPRVRRVTIKGAGHWVHSEQPETFLEVLRRFVDAEDRTSVSD
- a CDS encoding 3-hydroxybutyryl-CoA dehydrogenase: MARDFSSVGVVGLGTMGAGIVEVFARNGIDVVAVDVDDAAVERGRAHLQHSTDRAVSRGKLTAEDQAALHGRVTFTADLGDLEDCQLVVEAVPEHLDLKKEIFAKVDGIVAPDAVLATNTSSLPVTEIAVATSNPKRVVGMHFFNPAPVLQFVEVVRTVVTEDEVFEDVKALAQRLGKQPVVVGDKAGFIANALLFGYLNHAVSMFESRYASREDIDAAMRLGCGYPMGPLALMDLIGLDTAYEILDTMYKQGRDRLHAPSPIIKQMVSAGLKGRKSGRGFYTYAEADSSQVAADHLTPRPEGEAGVEKRPVSRVGVVGSGTMATGIVEVFAKAGYDVVFVARSDSKVEAVRAALAKSLEKAVQRGKLTEEARDEALGHVTGTTSLDDLREVDIVVEAVVEDLGVKRALFENLDEICKPGAILATTTSSLPVVECAAVTRRPQDVVGMHFFNPAQVMKLVEVVSTVSTAPDVVATVQDLCAKVGKHAVTCGDRSGFIVNALLFPYLNDAVKMLEANYASADDIDTAMKTGCGLPMGPFELLDVVGLDVALAIQRQLYLEFREPGFAPAPLLEHLVTAGYLGRKTGRGFRTYA
- the nucS gene encoding endonuclease NucS; protein product: MRLVIAKCSVDYDGRLSAHLPLATRLLLVKADGSVLVHSDGGSYKPLNWMSPPCAMAELSPEDHEVTDGVSLVWQVQHAKSEDRLRVLIHEVLHDTSHELGVDPGLIKDGVEAHLQKLLAEHIHTLGDGYTLVRREYMTAIGPVDILCKDHLGGSVAVEIKRRGDIDGVEQLTRYLELMNRDPHLAPVTGVFAAQEIKPQARTLAQDRGIRCVTLDYDALRGIDDTTTRLF
- a CDS encoding class II fructose-bisphosphate aldolase: MLTPLHDVLREARAEGRGVAAFNVIHLEHAEALTRAAEQVGLPVVLQVSENTVAFHGSLAPVAAATKVLAERATVPVVLHLDHAVSEPLVDEALGLGFTSVMFDGSKLDDGQNRAVTRAVVERCHARGVSVEAELGEIGGKDGVHAPGVRTRPEEAATFARDTGVDALAVAVGSSHAMTERTAELDLDLIAAIRGQVDVPLVLHGSSGVPDEGLAAAVRAGMTKVNIATHLNAVFTATVRARLDVDPRLVDTRKYLGPARDAVQAEAARLLELVALR